A stretch of the Diorhabda sublineata isolate icDioSubl1.1 chromosome 11, icDioSubl1.1, whole genome shotgun sequence genome encodes the following:
- the LOC130450536 gene encoding zinc finger protein 271-like isoform X2 — MINKESGLIIDKICRCCMCENENMLNMFEQKSEDEAEDSTTLLSDMLVACASIEVSSGDGLPNKLCKGCEEKLKSAYEFRKLCQKSDSTLKDLTQDTKKGIRQEEDIVVQPDLHDDVFVEDEDNVPLLERGVKRKRGRPRKKDVENLTCQFCNIVLQTKKGLRIHLRSHAGEKIQQCLFCDAKYSRTNHLLRHINTHNKPGLIHSCESCDKTFAEAAVLYHHSKEHEETEHSLRVKEIKIEKDIKTEGPELFDINKEDKKYENEIATEKDQEVTQYSDQDDNCFNEFVPSDGDDSKGSDEDFTIALEEKKTKGRKKKKVKTEDTQDDKDKALYECKECSKVMTTYLGLKIHMRKHTGSDLSTCNIMECDYCDRKFKYKKSFLHHMHQEHGMDDFDSDFDKVDGDKLKKIKSESKDGQEHTNMGVGLSQDELQINSTKQEDDDGDVGIPDAENVFVKKARSKNQVCHVCGASFSRANHLTRHMTLHRAVLIHQCDRCEKAFATEEHLKVHVEEEHINKPYVCTVCNKPFSRGEHLIRHLKVHQNSSDKDTNLKCSICETTFTRSDHLARHTKIHLLQDKRHVCGECGKAFNRLDNLKTHQRIHTGEKDTSKLHLCIYCGKEFNNSSNMIVHMRRHTGERPYKCSECGKGFPRSHDLKCHERTHSGEKPYLCTLCGKSFNKSNKLLRHSRVHTGERPYVCNICSRAFTQSNDLALHMRRHTGARPYACGVCPARFIQSGQLKTHRRTTGHWMDVQPDLKGGHRVEPVTPAHEPMPIRFKVHRTMKKEQNILEQAGLMTTQASTSDGVTMNNQVQSIQSEPHRIVMGIMGNLKIPGPDATIQPLLIDGAKLAELHNAGLVNLPSVIQTTNGDEIKLKSEVANFGMPQEIEKRESNTNNSYQDDVVIYSSVGHTSTTYTSSENFNFQNFH; from the exons ATGATTAATAAAGAGTCCGGACTTATTATAGACAAAATATGTCGGTGTTGCATGTGTGAAAATGAAAACATGCTCAATATGTTTGAGCAAAAAAGTGAAGATGAAGCCGAAGACTCTACAACACTTCTATCGGATATGCTGGTGGCTTGTGCTTCTATTGAG GTTTCTTCTGGAGACGGTTTGCCAAATAAATTGTGTAAAGGATGCGAAGAAAAGTTAAAAAGTGCCTATGAATTCAGGAAGTTATGTCAAAAATCTGACTCCACTTTAAAGGATCTAACTCAGGATACAAAAAAAGGGATTCGACAAGAGGAAGATATAGTTGTTCAACCAGATTTGCACGATGACGTTTTTGTCGAAGATGAAGATAACGTTCCACTTTTAGAAAGAGGTGTAAAAAGAAAACGGGGTAGGCCTAGAAAGAAAGATGTAGAAAATTTGACATGTCAGTTTTGTAATATAGTATTGCAGACCAAGAAAGGATTAAGGATACATCTTCGTTCGCACGCAGGCGAAAAGATACAACAATGTTTGTTTTGTGATGCTAAATACAGTAGAACTAATCACTTGCTTAGGCATATTAATACACATAATAAGCCTGGATTGATACATTCTTGTGAAAGTTGTGATAAAACTTTTGCCGAAGCAGCTGTGCTATATCATCATAGCAAAGAACACGAAGAAACAGAACACAGTTTAAGGGTAAaggaaattaaaattgaaaaagatattaaaactGAAGGACCAGAACTTTTTGATATCAATAAggaagataaaaaatatgaaaatgaaatagcGACTGAAAAAGACCAAGAAGTTACTCAATACAGTGATCAAGATGATAATTGTTTCAATGAATTCGTACCAAGTGATGGAGATGATAGTAAAGGTAGTGATGAAGATTTTACAATAGCTCTTGAAGAGAAAAAGACCAAAGgaaggaagaagaaaaaagtgaaaacagAAGATACACAAGATGATAAAGACAAAGCTTTGTATGAATGTAAGGAATGTTCTAAAGTAATGACAACATATTTGGGACTCAAAATTCACATGAGGAAACATACCGGATCTGATTTGTCCACGTGTAAT aTCATGGAATGTGACTATTGTGATCGAAAATTCAAATACAAGAAGAGTTTCTTACACCACATGCATCAGGAACATGGCATGGATGATTTTGACAGCGATTTTGATAAAGTAGATGGcgacaaattgaaaaaaataaaatccgAATCGAAGGATG GCCAAGAACACACCAACATGGGAGTTGGTTTGTCTCAGGATGAACTTCAAATTAACAGCACAAAACAAGAAGATGACGATGGCGATGTTGGTATCCCTGATGCCGAAAATGTATTTGTGAAAAAAGCAAGAAGTAAAAATCAAGTTTGTCATGTATGTGGTGCATCATTTTCGAGAGCAAATCATCTTACAAGACACATGACTTTGCATCGAGCTGTTCTTATTCATCAGTGTGACAg ATGCGAAAAGGCATTTGCTACAGAAGAACATCTCAAAGTTCACGTTGAAGAGGAACATATCAACAAACCTTATGTTTGTACAGTTTGTAACAAACCGTTCAGCAGGGGCGAGCATTTAATAAGACATTTGAAAGTACATCAAAATTCTTCTGATAAAGATACTAATTTGAAGTGCTCAATATGTGAAACTACATTCACAAg atcgGACCATTTGGCAAGGCACACAAAGATTCATCTACTTCAAGATAAACGTCACGTTTGCGGCGAATGCGGCAAGGCTTTTAATCGTTTGGACAATCTAAAGACCCACCAAAGAATCCATACCGGCGAAAAGGATACTTCCAAGTTGCATTTGTGCATCTATTGTGGAAAGGAATTCAATAATTCCAGTAACATG ATTGTTCATATGCGGCGTCATACAGGTGAGAGGCCATACAAGTGCAGCGAATGCGGTAAAGGTTTTCCGAGATCGCACGATTTAAAATGCCACGAACGTACACATTCTGGAGAAAAACCCTACCTGTGTACTTTATGTGGTAAATCATTTAATAAGAGTAATAAATTG ttGCGTCATAGTAGAGTTCATACAGGAGAACGTCCGTATGTATGTAATATTTGTAGTCGAGCATTTACTCAATCCAATGATTTAGCGTTACATATGCGCAGACACACCGGAGCCCGACCTTACGCTTGCGGTGTATGTCCGGCACGATTCATTCAATCGGGACAATTAAAAACACACAGAAGAACCACCGGTCATTGGATGGACGTTCAGCCAGATCTGAAAGGAGGACATCGAGTCGAACCCGTTACTCCCGCTCATGAACCGATGCCTATAAGATTTAAAGTACATAG GACTATGAAGAAGGAACAAAATATTCTCGAACAAGCTGGCCTAATGACAACTCAGGCATCAACATCAGACGGCGTAACAATGAATAATCAAGTTCAATCGATACAAAGCGAACCGCATAGAATTGTAATGGGTATTATGGGTAATTTGAAAATTCCCGGTCCAGATGCCACCATCCAACCTCTATTAATCGACGGCGCTAAGTTAGCAGAACTGCACAATGCAGGCTTAGTAAACTTACCATCTGTTATCCAAACAACGAACGGTGatgaaatcaaattgaaatcGGAAGTAGCAAATTTTGGTATGCCACAGGAAATTGAAAAACGGGAAAGTAACACAAACAACTCGTATCAGGACGATGTAGTGATATATTCGAGCGTTGGACATACTTCGACTACTTACACAAGcagtgaaaatttcaatttccaaaaCTTCCATTAA
- the LOC130450536 gene encoding zinc finger protein 271-like isoform X1 — translation MINKESGLIIDKICRCCMCENENMLNMFEQKSEDEAEDSTTLLSDMLVACASIEVSSGDGLPNKLCKGCEEKLKSAYEFRKLCQKSDSTLKDLTQDTKKGIRQEEDIVVQPDLHDDVFVEDEDNVPLLERGVKRKRGRPRKKDVENLTCQFCNIVLQTKKGLRIHLRSHAGEKIQQCLFCDAKYSRTNHLLRHINTHNKPGLIHSCESCDKTFAEAAVLYHHSKEHEETEHSLRVKEIKIEKDIKTEGPELFDINKEDKKYENEIATEKDQEVTQYSDQDDNCFNEFVPSDGDDSKGSDEDFTIALEEKKTKGRKKKKVKTEDTQDDKDKALYECKECSKVMTTYLGLKIHMRKHTGSDLSTCNLCNKSFTKHSHLVRHLHTHGIVDEENMKTLKKYTDSKGKKIMECDYCDRKFKYKKSFLHHMHQEHGMDDFDSDFDKVDGDKLKKIKSESKDGQEHTNMGVGLSQDELQINSTKQEDDDGDVGIPDAENVFVKKARSKNQVCHVCGASFSRANHLTRHMTLHRAVLIHQCDRCEKAFATEEHLKVHVEEEHINKPYVCTVCNKPFSRGEHLIRHLKVHQNSSDKDTNLKCSICETTFTRSDHLARHTKIHLLQDKRHVCGECGKAFNRLDNLKTHQRIHTGEKDTSKLHLCIYCGKEFNNSSNMIVHMRRHTGERPYKCSECGKGFPRSHDLKCHERTHSGEKPYLCTLCGKSFNKSNKLLRHSRVHTGERPYVCNICSRAFTQSNDLALHMRRHTGARPYACGVCPARFIQSGQLKTHRRTTGHWMDVQPDLKGGHRVEPVTPAHEPMPIRFKVHRTMKKEQNILEQAGLMTTQASTSDGVTMNNQVQSIQSEPHRIVMGIMGNLKIPGPDATIQPLLIDGAKLAELHNAGLVNLPSVIQTTNGDEIKLKSEVANFGMPQEIEKRESNTNNSYQDDVVIYSSVGHTSTTYTSSENFNFQNFH, via the exons ATGATTAATAAAGAGTCCGGACTTATTATAGACAAAATATGTCGGTGTTGCATGTGTGAAAATGAAAACATGCTCAATATGTTTGAGCAAAAAAGTGAAGATGAAGCCGAAGACTCTACAACACTTCTATCGGATATGCTGGTGGCTTGTGCTTCTATTGAG GTTTCTTCTGGAGACGGTTTGCCAAATAAATTGTGTAAAGGATGCGAAGAAAAGTTAAAAAGTGCCTATGAATTCAGGAAGTTATGTCAAAAATCTGACTCCACTTTAAAGGATCTAACTCAGGATACAAAAAAAGGGATTCGACAAGAGGAAGATATAGTTGTTCAACCAGATTTGCACGATGACGTTTTTGTCGAAGATGAAGATAACGTTCCACTTTTAGAAAGAGGTGTAAAAAGAAAACGGGGTAGGCCTAGAAAGAAAGATGTAGAAAATTTGACATGTCAGTTTTGTAATATAGTATTGCAGACCAAGAAAGGATTAAGGATACATCTTCGTTCGCACGCAGGCGAAAAGATACAACAATGTTTGTTTTGTGATGCTAAATACAGTAGAACTAATCACTTGCTTAGGCATATTAATACACATAATAAGCCTGGATTGATACATTCTTGTGAAAGTTGTGATAAAACTTTTGCCGAAGCAGCTGTGCTATATCATCATAGCAAAGAACACGAAGAAACAGAACACAGTTTAAGGGTAAaggaaattaaaattgaaaaagatattaaaactGAAGGACCAGAACTTTTTGATATCAATAAggaagataaaaaatatgaaaatgaaatagcGACTGAAAAAGACCAAGAAGTTACTCAATACAGTGATCAAGATGATAATTGTTTCAATGAATTCGTACCAAGTGATGGAGATGATAGTAAAGGTAGTGATGAAGATTTTACAATAGCTCTTGAAGAGAAAAAGACCAAAGgaaggaagaagaaaaaagtgaaaacagAAGATACACAAGATGATAAAGACAAAGCTTTGTATGAATGTAAGGAATGTTCTAAAGTAATGACAACATATTTGGGACTCAAAATTCACATGAGGAAACATACCGGATCTGATTTGTCCACGTGTAAT cTGTGCAACAAGTCATTCACTAAACACAGTCATCTTGTAAGGCATTTACACACTCATGGCATAGTTGATGAAGAGAATATGAAAACTCTCAAGAAATATACAGATTCAAAAGGGAAAAAG aTCATGGAATGTGACTATTGTGATCGAAAATTCAAATACAAGAAGAGTTTCTTACACCACATGCATCAGGAACATGGCATGGATGATTTTGACAGCGATTTTGATAAAGTAGATGGcgacaaattgaaaaaaataaaatccgAATCGAAGGATG GCCAAGAACACACCAACATGGGAGTTGGTTTGTCTCAGGATGAACTTCAAATTAACAGCACAAAACAAGAAGATGACGATGGCGATGTTGGTATCCCTGATGCCGAAAATGTATTTGTGAAAAAAGCAAGAAGTAAAAATCAAGTTTGTCATGTATGTGGTGCATCATTTTCGAGAGCAAATCATCTTACAAGACACATGACTTTGCATCGAGCTGTTCTTATTCATCAGTGTGACAg ATGCGAAAAGGCATTTGCTACAGAAGAACATCTCAAAGTTCACGTTGAAGAGGAACATATCAACAAACCTTATGTTTGTACAGTTTGTAACAAACCGTTCAGCAGGGGCGAGCATTTAATAAGACATTTGAAAGTACATCAAAATTCTTCTGATAAAGATACTAATTTGAAGTGCTCAATATGTGAAACTACATTCACAAg atcgGACCATTTGGCAAGGCACACAAAGATTCATCTACTTCAAGATAAACGTCACGTTTGCGGCGAATGCGGCAAGGCTTTTAATCGTTTGGACAATCTAAAGACCCACCAAAGAATCCATACCGGCGAAAAGGATACTTCCAAGTTGCATTTGTGCATCTATTGTGGAAAGGAATTCAATAATTCCAGTAACATG ATTGTTCATATGCGGCGTCATACAGGTGAGAGGCCATACAAGTGCAGCGAATGCGGTAAAGGTTTTCCGAGATCGCACGATTTAAAATGCCACGAACGTACACATTCTGGAGAAAAACCCTACCTGTGTACTTTATGTGGTAAATCATTTAATAAGAGTAATAAATTG ttGCGTCATAGTAGAGTTCATACAGGAGAACGTCCGTATGTATGTAATATTTGTAGTCGAGCATTTACTCAATCCAATGATTTAGCGTTACATATGCGCAGACACACCGGAGCCCGACCTTACGCTTGCGGTGTATGTCCGGCACGATTCATTCAATCGGGACAATTAAAAACACACAGAAGAACCACCGGTCATTGGATGGACGTTCAGCCAGATCTGAAAGGAGGACATCGAGTCGAACCCGTTACTCCCGCTCATGAACCGATGCCTATAAGATTTAAAGTACATAG GACTATGAAGAAGGAACAAAATATTCTCGAACAAGCTGGCCTAATGACAACTCAGGCATCAACATCAGACGGCGTAACAATGAATAATCAAGTTCAATCGATACAAAGCGAACCGCATAGAATTGTAATGGGTATTATGGGTAATTTGAAAATTCCCGGTCCAGATGCCACCATCCAACCTCTATTAATCGACGGCGCTAAGTTAGCAGAACTGCACAATGCAGGCTTAGTAAACTTACCATCTGTTATCCAAACAACGAACGGTGatgaaatcaaattgaaatcGGAAGTAGCAAATTTTGGTATGCCACAGGAAATTGAAAAACGGGAAAGTAACACAAACAACTCGTATCAGGACGATGTAGTGATATATTCGAGCGTTGGACATACTTCGACTACTTACACAAGcagtgaaaatttcaatttccaaaaCTTCCATTAA
- the LOC130450539 gene encoding T-box transcription factor T, which yields MAQQHILSAVESEISSGKDKGDPTEKDLTVTLDDRDLWVRFQCFTNEMIVTKSGRRMFPVIKVTSGGLDPKAMYTVLLEFVQIDPHRWKYVNGEWVPGGKAELPPANPIYIHPESPNFGAHWMKEPISFAKVKLTNKSNGSGQIMLNSLHKYEPRVHLVRVGTEPRRVITFPFPETQFIAVTAYQNEEVTSLKIKYNPFAKAFLDAKERPDNLYSQREFSNNYGQQPTQYSQYGSWFLPHQPIYASGTQMSPCQFRSSPTLKRQKSAPYTIQRQKSASVSPPSHVYTPPDHIQQQTIYNSTGPTYTSWPTMTTIQTQTPNSVNCWSLTSSPPPSHHVPGPTTPNQSPSHQIYQHSPITSITNLSYPGYYGDVTYQNPEYVSVVNSELTYTQIGLDRATPIVYQSDVTNTAKDEYEGTTNINNSSNERPGSAQGTNRQEWISMSHMQN from the exons ATGGCACAACAGCACATCCTTTCAGCTGTAGAGTCAGAAATAAGTTCAGGAAAAGACAAAGGAGATCCCACAGAGAAAGATTTAACAGTAACATTGGACGATAGAGATCTGTGGGTTCGATTTCAGTGTTTTACAAATGAAATGATTGTTACTAAAAGTGGAAG gCGAATGTTTCCCGTTATTAAAGTGACATCGGGCGGTTTGGATCCTAAAGCAATGTATACCGTACTATTGgaatttgttcaaattgatcCACATAGATGGAAATATGTCAACGGAGAATGGGTGCCGGGCGGAAAAGCGGAATTACCTCCCGCCAATCCTATTTACATTCATCCTGAATCGCCTAATTTCGGAGCTCATTGGATGAAGGAACCGATTTCGTTCGCAAAA GTAAAACTCACAAACAAATCAAACGGAAGCGGTCAAATAATGCTTAACTCTCTCCATAAATACGAACCGAGAGTGCATCTGGTTAGAGTTGGAACCGAACCTAGAAGAGTAATAACGTTTCCTTTTCCCGAAACGCAATTCATTGCAGTCACTGCGTATCAAAATGAAGAAGTTACTTCATTGAAGATAAAATACAATCCTTTTGCTAAAGCGTTTTTAGACGCAAAGGAAAGGCCCGACAATTTATATAGTCAAAgggaattttcaaataattacgGACAACAGCCCACCCAGTATTCACAGT ACGGTTCGTGGTTTCTACCGCACCAACCAATATACGCTTCCGGAACTCAAATGTCACCTTGTCAGTTCAGATCAAGTCCAACTTTAAAACGACAAAAATCGGCGCCTTATACTATTCAGAGACAAAAATCAGCATCAGTTTCACCACCATCACATG TATATACACCACCCGATCACATCCAACAACAAACAATATACAATTCCACCGGTCCGACATATACCAGCTGGCCCACCATGACTACAATACAAACGCAAACTCCAAATTCGGTAAATTGTTGGTCGTTAACATCTAGTCCACCGCCATCACATCACGTGCCAGGTCCAACAACTCCCAATCAATCTCCTAGTCACCAGATATACCAGCACTCTCCTATAACTAGCATCACCAACCTTTCATATCCGGGATATTACGGCGATGTTACTTACCAGAACCCGGAATATGTATCTGTAGTCAATTCAGAATTGACATATACACAAATCGGCTTAGATAGGGCAACTCCAATCGTTTATCAATCAGATGTAACTAATACGGCAAAAGATGAGTATGAAGGTACtactaatataaataatagcAGCAATGAAAGACCCGGATCGGCTCAAGGTACTAACAGGCAAGAATGGATTTCGATGAGTCATATGCAGAATtag
- the LOC130450082 gene encoding uncharacterized protein LOC130450082 isoform X1 codes for MKEIMNNSDEQSETTRRHQDFFGETSIGSGNSEETEYVDIHEIHVVKAIEKKLNTNHFIVLNYNLVALPDKFGLLGEYRSLNVSFLNDQGSKENLHFYVKYFPQQESTATFAEKIGALKKEIFVYNLLEKFSEKGVSVSVVPNCYVVAPRKYLILDDLSNEGYKVVDKHTFLEYDSVLVVLGALAKLHASTFIFEDKIGKQLLDLYYNDLEESFFNNKKDFANSKGIESCVKCIVEEIDLFGFPNKLFSGKYFSEVAEKMCYKIYDMVKPSKRFKNVVNHGDMWATNILFKYDKKTEKPICCKLVNFECARYSPPALDVLAFLYLTTSRDFRKKYMYEVVGMYYSYLEKNLKQAGLKIEDVLPFTDFMESCEELKLFAIIQAAFYFPLILIDSNEIDTYFSDLEMNKNVLFDNRIHLVLGRKDKDDFYKRRLIESIADLKDVCELAM; via the exons ATGAAAG aaattatgaataattccGACGAGCAAAGCGAAACAACTAGAAGACACCAGGATTTCTTTGGCGAAACAAGTATAGGATCAGGAAATTCGGAAGAAACTGAATATGTGGATATTCACGAGATTCACGTGGTAAAAGCAATAGAGAAAAAACTGAATACCAACCATTTCATAGTGCTTAATTATAATCTCGTAGCTCTACCGGATAAATTCGGTCTATTAGGAGAATATCGTTCGCTCAATGTTTCTTTTTTGAACGATCAAGGATCGAAAGAAAATTTGCATTTCTACGTAAAATATTTTCCCCAACAAGAGTCAACCGCTACTTTTGCTGAAAAGATCGGTgctttaaaaaaagaaatattcgtATATAATTTATTGGAGAAATTTTCCGAAAAAGGCGTAAGCGTTTCCGTGGTTCCAAACTGTTATGTAGTAGCGcccagaaaatatttaatactagACGATTTATCAAACGAAGGTTATAAAGTGGTTGATAAACACACATTTTTGGAATACGATTCGGTATTAGTAGTTTTAGGAGCGTTGGCGAAACTACACGCGAGCACTTTTATTTTCGAAGATAAAATCGGAAAACAACTATTAGATTTATATTACAATGATTTGGAAGAAtcttttttcaacaataaaaaagattttgcTAATTCGAAAGGAATCGAATCTTGCGTAAAATGTATTGTAGAGGAAATTGATCTGTTCGGATTTCCGAATAAACTCTTTTcgggaaaatatttttccgaaGTTGCGGAAAAGATGTGCTATAAAATTTACGATATGGTAAAGCCATCGAAAAGATTCAAAAATGTCGTTAATCACGGAGATATGTGGGCAACTAACATACTATTCAAATACGACAAAAAAACGGAAAAGCCGATATGTTGTAAATTGGTAAATTTCGAATGTGCGAGGTACTCACCACCGGCTTTAGACGTTTTGGCTTTTCTCTATCTAACTACCTCgagagattttagaaaaaagtatatgTACGAAGTCGTCGGTATGTACTACAGTTACCTAGAAAAGAATCTCAAACAAGCCGGTTTGAAAATTGAAGACGTCTTACCTTTTACGGATTTCATGGAGAGTTGCGAAGAACTAAAATTATTTGCCATCATACAAGCAGCcttttattttcctttaattttaatCGATAGCAATGAAATCGATACGTATTTTTCCGATTtggaaatgaacaaaaatgtaCTATTCGATAACAGAATACATTTGGTATTAGGACGTAAAGATAAAGATGATTTTTATAAACGGCGACTAATCGAATCTATAGCAGATTTAAAAGACGTTTGCGAATTGGcgatgtaa
- the LOC130450082 gene encoding uncharacterized protein LOC130450082 isoform X2 yields MNNSDEQSETTRRHQDFFGETSIGSGNSEETEYVDIHEIHVVKAIEKKLNTNHFIVLNYNLVALPDKFGLLGEYRSLNVSFLNDQGSKENLHFYVKYFPQQESTATFAEKIGALKKEIFVYNLLEKFSEKGVSVSVVPNCYVVAPRKYLILDDLSNEGYKVVDKHTFLEYDSVLVVLGALAKLHASTFIFEDKIGKQLLDLYYNDLEESFFNNKKDFANSKGIESCVKCIVEEIDLFGFPNKLFSGKYFSEVAEKMCYKIYDMVKPSKRFKNVVNHGDMWATNILFKYDKKTEKPICCKLVNFECARYSPPALDVLAFLYLTTSRDFRKKYMYEVVGMYYSYLEKNLKQAGLKIEDVLPFTDFMESCEELKLFAIIQAAFYFPLILIDSNEIDTYFSDLEMNKNVLFDNRIHLVLGRKDKDDFYKRRLIESIADLKDVCELAM; encoded by the coding sequence atgaataattccGACGAGCAAAGCGAAACAACTAGAAGACACCAGGATTTCTTTGGCGAAACAAGTATAGGATCAGGAAATTCGGAAGAAACTGAATATGTGGATATTCACGAGATTCACGTGGTAAAAGCAATAGAGAAAAAACTGAATACCAACCATTTCATAGTGCTTAATTATAATCTCGTAGCTCTACCGGATAAATTCGGTCTATTAGGAGAATATCGTTCGCTCAATGTTTCTTTTTTGAACGATCAAGGATCGAAAGAAAATTTGCATTTCTACGTAAAATATTTTCCCCAACAAGAGTCAACCGCTACTTTTGCTGAAAAGATCGGTgctttaaaaaaagaaatattcgtATATAATTTATTGGAGAAATTTTCCGAAAAAGGCGTAAGCGTTTCCGTGGTTCCAAACTGTTATGTAGTAGCGcccagaaaatatttaatactagACGATTTATCAAACGAAGGTTATAAAGTGGTTGATAAACACACATTTTTGGAATACGATTCGGTATTAGTAGTTTTAGGAGCGTTGGCGAAACTACACGCGAGCACTTTTATTTTCGAAGATAAAATCGGAAAACAACTATTAGATTTATATTACAATGATTTGGAAGAAtcttttttcaacaataaaaaagattttgcTAATTCGAAAGGAATCGAATCTTGCGTAAAATGTATTGTAGAGGAAATTGATCTGTTCGGATTTCCGAATAAACTCTTTTcgggaaaatatttttccgaaGTTGCGGAAAAGATGTGCTATAAAATTTACGATATGGTAAAGCCATCGAAAAGATTCAAAAATGTCGTTAATCACGGAGATATGTGGGCAACTAACATACTATTCAAATACGACAAAAAAACGGAAAAGCCGATATGTTGTAAATTGGTAAATTTCGAATGTGCGAGGTACTCACCACCGGCTTTAGACGTTTTGGCTTTTCTCTATCTAACTACCTCgagagattttagaaaaaagtatatgTACGAAGTCGTCGGTATGTACTACAGTTACCTAGAAAAGAATCTCAAACAAGCCGGTTTGAAAATTGAAGACGTCTTACCTTTTACGGATTTCATGGAGAGTTGCGAAGAACTAAAATTATTTGCCATCATACAAGCAGCcttttattttcctttaattttaatCGATAGCAATGAAATCGATACGTATTTTTCCGATTtggaaatgaacaaaaatgtaCTATTCGATAACAGAATACATTTGGTATTAGGACGTAAAGATAAAGATGATTTTTATAAACGGCGACTAATCGAATCTATAGCAGATTTAAAAGACGTTTGCGAATTGGcgatgtaa